A single window of Caldicellulosiruptor bescii DSM 6725 DNA harbors:
- a CDS encoding GldG family protein translates to MVKFDIKNILGSFKSRKFKFGGYAAMLTASVIAIVIVLNLLVGQIPAKFDLTHNRLYSLSKPTVELLKNLKKDVTIYALFPSGNENPVISEFIQKYADKSSHVKIKYIDPYKNPGFVKKYDTSGSGIDEGSLIVESGNKFRVINRYDMVDYSYDEQTGNTNVTGLTIEQKLTPAILYVTSEKTPIIYELKGHGEDTFIGLGISSEVEAANFEIKDLNLLTEKSVPQDASAVVVISPKTDISDIELKKLKDYINGGGRVLFLMDLLKDELKNFNSIFESLGVRLEHGIVMEGDNTKNAGNPVWILPNLESHDITNPIDLNNMYMLLPSAQPIVETKFKKRTITIEKLLTTTSNSWLRKDLNSTSLSKEKGDISGPFTLAVAITDKADSLNAKLRPRDTKVVIVGSAIFANSRFSKNVPGNLNFVVNALNWLQDKKNTLQIQPKDLTTFRLNLSTSQAMIWAAITVVGIPVLILILGLTIWLRRRHL, encoded by the coding sequence ATGGTGAAGTTTGATATAAAAAATATCCTTGGTTCATTTAAATCGAGGAAGTTCAAGTTTGGCGGATATGCAGCAATGCTGACAGCTTCAGTTATTGCTATTGTCATTGTCCTCAACCTTTTGGTAGGTCAGATACCTGCAAAATTTGACCTTACGCACAATAGATTATATTCACTTTCAAAACCAACTGTTGAACTTTTGAAAAATCTCAAAAAAGATGTAACAATTTATGCTCTGTTCCCATCAGGTAATGAAAACCCCGTGATTTCAGAATTCATACAAAAATATGCTGACAAGTCCTCTCATGTAAAAATAAAATACATAGACCCATACAAAAACCCAGGGTTTGTAAAAAAGTACGACACAAGCGGTTCAGGGATTGATGAAGGGTCTTTAATAGTTGAAAGTGGAAACAAATTTAGAGTTATAAATAGATACGATATGGTAGATTACTCTTATGACGAACAAACAGGAAATACAAATGTAACAGGCTTGACAATAGAACAAAAACTTACCCCTGCTATACTTTATGTTACATCTGAAAAAACACCTATAATTTATGAGCTGAAAGGTCATGGTGAAGATACCTTTATAGGTCTTGGAATTTCAAGTGAGGTAGAAGCTGCAAACTTTGAAATAAAAGATTTGAATTTGCTTACAGAAAAAAGTGTGCCACAGGATGCATCAGCTGTTGTTGTAATATCGCCAAAGACAGATATTTCTGATATTGAACTTAAAAAACTAAAAGACTATATAAACGGTGGCGGAAGAGTCTTGTTTTTGATGGACCTGTTAAAGGATGAGCTTAAAAACTTCAATAGCATATTTGAAAGCTTGGGTGTTCGACTTGAACATGGTATTGTAATGGAAGGTGATAATACAAAGAATGCAGGAAATCCTGTTTGGATTTTGCCAAATTTAGAGTCTCATGATATCACAAATCCAATAGACCTAAACAATATGTACATGCTTTTGCCAAGTGCTCAACCTATTGTTGAAACAAAATTCAAAAAGAGAACAATAACAATTGAAAAACTTCTAACAACAACTTCTAATTCATGGCTAAGAAAAGATTTAAATTCTACATCACTTTCAAAAGAAAAAGGTGATATATCAGGACCATTTACACTTGCTGTTGCAATAACAGACAAAGCAGACAGCTTAAATGCAAAGTTAAGACCGCGCGACACAAAAGTAGTTATAGTAGGAAGTGCAATTTTTGCGAATTCACGGTTTTCCAAAAACGTCCCAGGAAACCTCAACTTTGTTGTAAATGCATTGAACTGGTTGCAAGATAAGAAAAACACACTGCAAATCCAGCCAAAAGACTTGACAACATTCAGACTTAATCTTAGCACAAGCCAGGCTATGATCTGGGCAGCAATAACTGTTGTGGGGATACCTGTTTTGATACTTATTCTTGGCTTGACTATTTGGCTTAGGAGGAGACATCTATGA
- a CDS encoding DUF4340 domain-containing protein: MRKKKNRLFTIVSVLLVLVLVIGVYFYVSYVNKKKQEAEEKKSSQTITVTNFDRNKLIKIDIKHDDVHLVLEKVKDKWIVNGINNPLYFDQDKIDDIAFSCAQMSAEKIADSNPKDLKKYGLDNPKSVVEATFSDGKKVTFYLGSETPITSTYYLMKKGDPKVYVVWTNHAENFTIKPQKLLSVKIPEIDTQNITYVKLVRKGQPTIEIKKVDEKNKEDNEWKYYVRLWNLVQPYSQPVGVASDKFSEFIENVPNFSPEDIVGEDVYNPKYGLESPKIELIVKDNKNTLHLFVGNSASDSTVYCKMANSKVVFTMSTYKTDFMNTVKPFDLIEKFAYIVNIDYVDKIEIFTPNKKHTLILDKKLIKKATSEEESDEYKYNFQADGRKIDEDTFKKFYQEIIGLLIDGENDKKPAGTPEVTMKFYLVNKKVDVMQYIPYNDDFYMVVRNGKSDFVIAKEQVQKVLKDLEDLVAGKYKPPES; the protein is encoded by the coding sequence ATGAGAAAAAAGAAAAACAGACTTTTTACAATTGTCTCTGTACTTTTGGTTTTAGTTTTAGTAATCGGTGTATACTTTTATGTCAGTTATGTGAATAAAAAGAAACAAGAGGCTGAAGAGAAAAAGTCATCTCAAACTATTACAGTGACTAATTTTGATAGGAATAAACTGATCAAAATAGATATAAAACATGACGATGTTCATCTTGTGCTTGAAAAAGTAAAAGACAAATGGATAGTAAATGGAATTAACAACCCCTTATATTTTGACCAGGATAAAATAGACGATATAGCATTTTCGTGTGCGCAGATGAGCGCCGAAAAGATTGCAGATTCAAACCCGAAAGACCTTAAAAAATATGGGCTTGACAACCCAAAATCGGTTGTTGAGGCAACATTTAGTGATGGCAAAAAAGTAACCTTCTACCTTGGTTCTGAGACACCTATAACCTCTACTTACTATCTGATGAAAAAAGGTGACCCAAAAGTTTACGTTGTATGGACAAACCATGCCGAAAATTTCACTATAAAGCCTCAAAAACTATTGAGCGTAAAGATACCCGAAATAGATACTCAAAATATAACATATGTTAAACTTGTTAGAAAAGGTCAACCTACTATTGAGATTAAAAAGGTTGATGAGAAAAATAAAGAAGACAATGAATGGAAGTATTATGTAAGGCTTTGGAACTTAGTTCAGCCCTACAGCCAGCCGGTTGGCGTTGCAAGTGATAAGTTTTCAGAGTTTATTGAAAATGTACCAAACTTTAGTCCAGAAGATATTGTTGGTGAAGATGTATACAATCCAAAATATGGTCTTGAGTCACCAAAAATTGAACTAATTGTGAAAGACAACAAAAACACTTTGCATCTTTTTGTTGGCAACAGTGCAAGTGACTCAACTGTCTATTGTAAAATGGCAAACTCTAAGGTTGTTTTTACAATGTCAACATATAAGACAGATTTTATGAACACCGTAAAGCCATTTGACCTTATAGAAAAATTTGCTTACATTGTGAATATAGATTACGTTGACAAAATAGAAATTTTTACGCCAAATAAAAAGCATACGCTGATTCTTGACAAAAAACTCATCAAAAAAGCTACAAGCGAAGAAGAATCTGATGAGTACAAATACAACTTCCAGGCTGACGGAAGAAAAATTGATGAAGACACATTCAAAAAATTCTATCAGGAAATCATTGGTCTTCTAATTGACGGTGAAAACGACAAAAAACCGGCAGGTACACCAGAGGTCACCATGAAGTTCTATCTTGTCAACAAAAAGGTTGACGTGATGCAGTACATTCCTTATAACGACGATTTTTACATGGTTGTGCGAAATGGTAAGTCTGACTTTGTGATTGCAAAAGAACAGGTTCAAAAAGTTCTAAAGGATTTAGAAGACTTAGTTGCTGGCAAATACAAGCCACCAGAAAGCTAA
- a CDS encoding glycoside hydrolase family 2 TIM barrel-domain containing protein, whose protein sequence is MLDKSFYQNPKIQHVNMAQPRSSFVPYASVENALLGDWELSEYLRLLNGNWYFKLFDMPCKVDQEIIKSDAKFTGFDKIIVPSNFQLFGYDKPIYTNTRYPIPVDPPYVPDINPTGVYKKEIFISKEDKEKRIFLVFEGVDCAFYLYVNQEFAGFSKVSHMMHEFDITDLLTEGKNIITVAVLKYADSTYLEDQDKWRMSGIFRDVYLLVRPKIYLKDIYLKPDLNDNLTKGSLVAEIEISNSNEEKSEFYVDVQIYADKELLKSASKLASILPKTTEQFRFEFQIEKPLLWSAETPNLYKFIVIIKDTSGKILEVIPQNFGFRKIEIKDGVFYLNNVPIKLKGVNRHDMHPRVGFAVTRKMMQEDITLMKQHNINCVRTSHYPNHPYFLELCDKFGIYVIDEADLETHGFGAVGDWGLLAKDPVWEDAFLERAKMMVMRDKNHPSIIMWSLGNESGYGPNHDKMAQWIRSYDNSRPIHYESARDAEVVDIVSVMYPPVEKLEEEGKKQEKRPFFMCEYAHAMGNGPGNLKEYWDVIYKYPRLLGGCVWEWADHGILTKTPDGKEYYAYGGDFGDEPNDGNFCIDGLLFPDRTPSPGMIELKKVYEPVMIELLDKKSGIFKVTNRYDFISLNHIEVEWELLLGGRVVKEGFVDVSDVLPHSSKEVKIDEVKEVLESCKEELFITFTAKLKNSMPWAKRGFVITKSQIAIKEETSQDAVQKIEKINAILSKQDRFEVCKLHDKLVVFAGNTEVEFCRWTGDLVSLKHSDLELIKSSPRFNIWRAPTDNDVHIKNEWIKAGFDKLQRRIVNVSFEEHSQYFKVQTTSVYGAYSVKPGFEVTTSYKVFKSGIVETNVYAQALRQLPPLPKIGLQFMMPKEFEYVKYYGRGPHENYPDIKQSATVEIYDMAIKDMYVPYIMPQEYGNRCDVRWAFVYNIYGIGLCIRGIPTFNFSAREYTDDVLTKAKHSYELTKADGIVVNVDFKIGGIGSQSCGPGPLEKYLVKDDKFEFCFYMIPVDSNSLDVEKLW, encoded by the coding sequence GTGCTTGACAAATCTTTTTATCAAAATCCAAAGATTCAGCATGTGAACATGGCACAGCCAAGGTCATCATTTGTTCCTTATGCCAGTGTAGAAAATGCTTTGCTTGGTGATTGGGAACTTTCAGAATACTTGAGATTACTTAATGGAAACTGGTATTTTAAGTTATTTGATATGCCCTGTAAAGTTGACCAAGAGATTATAAAATCAGATGCTAAATTTACAGGATTTGATAAAATTATTGTTCCAAGTAATTTTCAGCTTTTTGGTTACGACAAACCAATATACACTAATACACGGTATCCCATCCCAGTTGACCCACCATATGTACCTGATATTAATCCTACTGGGGTGTATAAGAAAGAGATTTTTATTTCAAAAGAGGATAAAGAAAAGAGAATATTTTTAGTCTTTGAGGGTGTGGATTGTGCTTTTTATTTATATGTAAATCAGGAGTTTGCTGGATTTTCAAAAGTAAGCCACATGATGCATGAGTTTGACATCACAGACCTATTGACTGAAGGTAAAAATATTATAACAGTTGCAGTTTTAAAATATGCAGACAGTACATATTTAGAAGACCAAGACAAGTGGCGAATGAGTGGAATATTTAGAGATGTATATTTACTTGTGCGCCCCAAGATATATCTCAAAGACATTTATCTCAAGCCTGACCTTAACGATAACCTAACTAAAGGCAGTTTGGTAGCAGAAATCGAAATCTCAAATTCAAATGAAGAAAAATCAGAATTTTATGTAGATGTACAAATATACGCAGACAAAGAACTACTAAAATCTGCCTCAAAACTTGCAAGCATTTTACCAAAAACCACTGAACAGTTCAGATTTGAGTTCCAAATTGAAAAACCATTGCTTTGGAGTGCTGAAACGCCAAATCTCTACAAATTTATTGTGATTATAAAGGATACATCAGGTAAGATTTTGGAGGTCATCCCTCAAAACTTTGGGTTTAGGAAAATTGAAATTAAAGATGGCGTATTTTACCTAAATAATGTACCCATTAAATTAAAAGGTGTCAACAGACACGACATGCACCCAAGAGTTGGATTTGCAGTGACAAGAAAGATGATGCAAGAGGACATAACTTTGATGAAACAGCACAATATAAACTGTGTAAGAACTTCACACTATCCAAATCATCCTTATTTTTTGGAGCTGTGTGACAAATTTGGGATTTACGTAATTGATGAAGCTGATTTAGAAACACATGGATTTGGAGCAGTTGGTGACTGGGGACTTTTAGCAAAAGACCCTGTGTGGGAAGATGCGTTTCTCGAAAGGGCAAAGATGATGGTAATGAGGGACAAAAACCACCCATCAATCATTATGTGGTCGCTTGGAAATGAATCTGGCTATGGTCCAAACCACGATAAAATGGCTCAGTGGATAAGGTCATACGATAATAGCCGTCCTATTCATTACGAAAGTGCCCGTGATGCAGAGGTTGTGGATATTGTAAGTGTAATGTACCCTCCTGTAGAAAAACTTGAAGAAGAGGGCAAAAAACAAGAAAAAAGGCCATTTTTTATGTGTGAGTATGCACATGCAATGGGAAATGGTCCTGGAAACCTCAAAGAGTATTGGGATGTGATATATAAATACCCAAGGCTTTTAGGTGGATGTGTGTGGGAGTGGGCAGACCACGGAATTTTGACAAAGACACCTGATGGGAAAGAGTACTATGCCTACGGCGGGGATTTTGGAGATGAGCCAAATGATGGTAACTTCTGTATAGATGGACTTCTTTTCCCCGACAGAACTCCGTCGCCCGGGATGATTGAGCTGAAAAAAGTTTATGAGCCAGTTATGATTGAACTTTTAGATAAAAAAAGCGGAATTTTCAAGGTAACAAACAGGTATGATTTTATATCTTTGAATCACATTGAAGTTGAATGGGAACTTTTGTTAGGCGGCAGGGTTGTGAAAGAGGGCTTTGTTGATGTGAGCGATGTACTGCCTCACTCTTCAAAAGAGGTCAAGATTGATGAAGTCAAAGAAGTTTTAGAAAGTTGCAAGGAAGAGCTTTTTATTACCTTCACGGCAAAGCTCAAAAACTCAATGCCTTGGGCAAAAAGAGGTTTTGTTATAACAAAATCTCAGATTGCAATTAAAGAAGAAACATCTCAAGATGCTGTGCAAAAAATTGAGAAGATAAATGCCATTTTATCAAAGCAAGACAGGTTTGAGGTTTGCAAGTTACATGACAAATTGGTAGTTTTCGCAGGTAACACAGAAGTAGAGTTTTGCCGATGGACAGGTGATTTGGTAAGCTTGAAACATAGTGACCTTGAGCTTATAAAATCCTCACCAAGATTTAATATTTGGAGGGCTCCAACAGATAATGATGTGCATATCAAAAACGAATGGATAAAAGCTGGATTTGACAAGCTTCAAAGAAGAATTGTAAATGTCAGCTTTGAAGAACACAGCCAGTACTTCAAAGTACAAACAACTTCGGTATATGGCGCATATTCAGTAAAACCTGGATTTGAAGTAACCACAAGCTACAAGGTTTTCAAATCGGGAATTGTAGAGACAAATGTGTATGCGCAAGCTCTCAGACAGCTTCCGCCACTTCCAAAGATAGGACTGCAATTTATGATGCCAAAAGAGTTTGAGTATGTCAAATATTATGGACGTGGACCTCATGAAAACTATCCTGATATAAAACAGAGCGCAACTGTAGAAATATATGACATGGCTATAAAAGACATGTACGTTCCATATATAATGCCCCAGGAATATGGAAACAGGTGCGACGTTAGATGGGCTTTTGTATACAACATCTATGGAATAGGACTTTGTATTAGAGGCATCCCTACATTTAACTTCAGTGCAAGAGAATACACTGATGATGTGCTCACAAAAGCAAAACACTCATATGAGCTGACAAAAGCAGATGGAATTGTTGTGAATGTTGACTTTAAGATTGGTGGTATCGGAAGCCAGAGCTGCGGTCCCGGCCCACTTGAGAAGTACTTAGTCAAGGATGACAAATTTGAATTTTGCTTTTATATGATACCTGTTGATAGCAATAGTTTAGACGTTGAAAAGCTATGGTAA
- a CDS encoding glycoside hydrolase family 43 protein → MLKRQDIYIRDPFIMPVKEKRVYYMFGTTDKNCWGNEKATGFDYYVTYDLENFDGPYPAFRPPQNFWADRNFWAPEVHFYNGKYYMFATFCSPEGKRGTAILVSDTVEGPYVEHSLGPVTPKDWMCLDGTLYIDEDSNPWLVFCREWVEVYDGQILAARLSNDLKRVIDEPVLLFTASSAPWTAIIRVKDGRECFVTDGPFLFRTQNGTLLMLWSSFDRERRYCVGVAKSLSGNILGPWQHKTEPIFSNDGGHGMLFRTFEGDLMLSIHTPNSRGNERPLFIKIDDKNLEDEF, encoded by the coding sequence ATGCTAAAAAGACAGGATATTTATATCCGTGACCCTTTTATTATGCCTGTAAAAGAAAAAAGGGTGTACTATATGTTTGGTACAACTGATAAAAATTGCTGGGGAAATGAAAAAGCAACAGGCTTTGATTATTATGTAACCTATGACCTTGAAAATTTTGATGGGCCATATCCAGCATTCAGGCCTCCTCAGAATTTTTGGGCAGACAGAAATTTCTGGGCGCCAGAGGTGCACTTTTATAACGGCAAATATTATATGTTTGCAACATTTTGTTCACCAGAAGGAAAAAGGGGAACTGCGATTCTTGTTTCAGATACTGTAGAAGGACCATATGTTGAACATAGTCTTGGACCTGTTACACCAAAGGATTGGATGTGCCTTGATGGAACACTTTACATAGATGAAGATTCAAATCCCTGGCTTGTATTTTGCCGTGAATGGGTTGAGGTTTATGATGGTCAGATTTTGGCAGCAAGACTTTCAAATGATTTGAAAAGAGTTATTGATGAGCCCGTTTTACTCTTTACAGCCTCCAGCGCACCTTGGACAGCAATTATAAGAGTTAAAGATGGCAGAGAATGTTTTGTGACAGATGGTCCGTTTTTATTCAGAACCCAAAACGGTACTCTTTTGATGCTATGGTCAAGTTTTGATAGAGAAAGAAGATATTGTGTTGGAGTTGCAAAATCACTGTCAGGCAATATTTTAGGTCCATGGCAGCACAAAACAGAGCCAATTTTTTCTAATGACGGTGGTCATGGCATGCTTTTTAGAACCTTTGAAGGTGACCTTATGCTTTCAATTCATACTCCAAATTCAAGGGGCAATGAGAGGCCTTTGTTTATAAAAATTGATGATAAAAATTTAGAAGACGAGTTTTGA
- a CDS encoding sensor histidine kinase, translated as MIRKNGVYKSKIFKKNFVQIVIVPIVIITILGLFSCIIIEQYVKNEINKNLETMLIQSKNNVELMLGEIDYLYMVFGINKDVTLQIKRILNSMYFSLEDIWQINMVKNVLNSISYSKPFIHSIYVYFENPEGNFIVTPDGMTNFQYFYDKWWFDQYKENKALMWVERRKIQPYNFTGESIDVLTIYKRIKSAYSDVNEGVIVLNLYYDQVKKLLSLKSSLPQHAMYILDQNGNVLVSNESDNSNTSSMALLKKETDNYLTKRLESKKYNLTFVSVIPKNYLYSIPIRLFKVTLVLLLIFIVIAFAASYYIAKVNYRNIKKIIDTINSATEGKPPKEIKITSNDEYGYIMYNVIKNFIEKHYLTTRLQALELLALQAQINPHFLFNTLEHIYLKTLALTGTPNEITKMIENLSAILKYSLSNPKITIFLREEIKATQAYIELVKARYKDKFDVFWDYSEDVLEIKVMKLLFQPLIENSIYHGIKPCEKRCGIKIRIRKLKDTSDWLCIWVIDNGIGMSKEKLEEVQGRLSQDFDFSDHIGLLNTNERLKLNYGGNFKLKVWSKLGLGTIVKIILPVNFEDRKENEIDAKKTGYLYP; from the coding sequence ATGATAAGAAAAAATGGAGTTTATAAAAGCAAGATTTTCAAAAAGAATTTTGTGCAGATAGTTATTGTTCCCATTGTGATAATAACTATTCTTGGGCTTTTCTCATGCATCATTATAGAACAATACGTTAAAAATGAAATAAACAAAAATTTAGAGACAATGCTAATACAAAGCAAAAACAATGTCGAGCTTATGCTCGGTGAGATAGACTATCTTTATATGGTATTTGGGATAAACAAAGATGTGACCCTTCAGATAAAGAGGATTTTGAACTCAATGTATTTTTCTTTAGAAGATATCTGGCAGATTAACATGGTCAAAAATGTTTTAAATTCAATCTCATATTCAAAGCCGTTCATACATTCCATCTATGTTTATTTCGAAAATCCTGAAGGGAATTTTATAGTTACCCCAGATGGAATGACTAATTTTCAGTATTTTTATGACAAATGGTGGTTTGATCAGTATAAAGAAAATAAAGCATTAATGTGGGTAGAGAGAAGAAAAATTCAACCTTACAATTTTACTGGAGAATCAATTGATGTTTTGACCATCTACAAAAGGATAAAATCTGCATATTCTGATGTGAATGAGGGTGTTATTGTTCTTAATCTGTATTACGACCAGGTAAAAAAGCTCTTAAGCCTTAAAAGTTCGCTCCCTCAGCATGCAATGTACATATTAGATCAAAATGGAAATGTTTTGGTATCAAATGAATCAGATAACTCTAATACCTCAAGTATGGCCCTCCTAAAAAAAGAAACAGACAACTATCTCACAAAAAGATTAGAGTCAAAAAAATACAACTTAACCTTTGTTTCAGTAATTCCCAAAAATTATCTTTACAGCATCCCTATCAGACTTTTCAAGGTGACACTGGTGCTACTTTTAATTTTTATAGTTATCGCTTTTGCTGCCTCATACTACATTGCCAAAGTAAATTACAGGAATATTAAAAAGATTATAGATACAATAAATTCAGCAACAGAAGGAAAACCACCAAAAGAAATTAAAATTACTTCAAATGATGAATATGGGTATATCATGTACAATGTAATCAAGAACTTTATTGAAAAACATTATCTGACAACACGCCTTCAAGCTTTGGAGCTTTTAGCATTGCAGGCTCAGATTAACCCTCATTTTCTTTTCAATACTTTAGAACACATATATCTTAAAACTTTAGCACTTACAGGCACCCCAAACGAGATTACAAAAATGATAGAAAACCTTTCGGCTATACTCAAATATTCTCTGAGCAATCCAAAAATTACTATCTTCCTAAGGGAAGAAATTAAAGCTACACAGGCATATATTGAGCTTGTAAAAGCAAGATATAAAGATAAGTTTGATGTGTTTTGGGACTATAGTGAAGATGTGCTTGAGATAAAAGTGATGAAGCTTTTATTCCAGCCGCTCATAGAAAATTCAATCTATCATGGGATAAAACCTTGCGAAAAGAGATGTGGAATAAAAATCAGGATAAGAAAATTAAAAGATACCAGTGATTGGCTTTGTATATGGGTAATTGACAATGGAATTGGGATGAGCAAAGAAAAGTTAGAGGAGGTACAAGGCAGGCTTTCACAGGATTTTGACTTTTCAGATCATATTGGGCTTTTAAACACCAATGAAAGGTTAAAGCTCAACTATGGGGGTAACTTTAAACTCAAGGTTTGGAGCAAGCTGGGTTTGGGGACAATTGTAAAAATAATTCTTCCTGTGAATTTTGAGGACCGAAAGGAGAATGAAATAGATGCTAAAAAGACAGGATATTTATATCCGTGA